In the Colletotrichum higginsianum IMI 349063 chromosome 7 map unlocalized unitig_7, whole genome shotgun sequence genome, one interval contains:
- a CDS encoding helicase associated domain-containing protein, producing the protein MADADPKGFKRSSADRDGSLRKKAKKEEEADSEESKYNPYLAHMKEENGVKAEDGVIDASSPFAGFKPRATTAKQAEKVEDLDTNAFTGRPHSQKYFQIMQSRRDLPVQKQRQEFLDKYHSTQILVFVGETGSGKTTQIPQYVVYDELPQLNRKMIACTQPRRVAAMSVAQRVADEMDVELGEEVGYSIRFEDRTGPNTILKYMTDGMLLREAIHDHEMSRYSCIILDEAHERTLATDILMALLKQIAARRPDLKIIVMSATLDAQKFQRYFNDAPLLAVPGRTHPVEIFYTPEPERDYVEAAIRTVLQIHASEGEGDVLLFLTGEEEIEDACRKINLEADEMTREIDAGPLAVYPLYGTLPPHQQQKIFDKPPAPYKKGGRPGRKVIVATNIAETSLTIDGIVYVVDPGFSKQKIYNPRIRVESLLVSPISKASAQQRAGRAGRTKPGKCFRLYTENAFKKELIEQTHPEILRSNLANTVLELKKLGVEDLVHFDLMDPPAPETMMRALEELNYLACLDDDGELTTLGSLASEFPLDPALAVMLISSPEFYCSNEILSITSLLSIPQIWVRPAAQRKRADEMKAQFSHPEGDHLTLLNAYHAFKGTASQPGVDPKKWCHEHFLSFRHLSSADNVRAQLKRIMETHGLELISTPFEDKNYYTNIRRALLSGFFMQVAMKESSGKVYRTIKDDQAVMMHPSTVLKTDYEWVLYNEFVLTSKQYIRTCTGIRPEWLMEIAPVYYDLDSFEKGDVKTALTRAAEKKRRKEAMKNGR; encoded by the exons atggccgacgccgatcCCAAGGGCTTCAAGCGTTCCAGCGCCGACAGAGACGGGAGCTtgaggaagaaggccaagaaggaggaggaggcagacTCGGAAGAGTCCAAGTACAACCCCTACCTTGCACACATGAAGGAGGAAAATggcgtcaaggccgaggacggtgTCATCGATGCCAGCTCGCCCTTTGCCGGTTTCAAGCCGCGCGCGACCACGGCCaagcaggccgagaaggtcgAAGACCTCGACACCAACGCCTTCACCGGCCGGCCCCATTCGCAAAAGTACTTCCAGATTATGCAGTCGCGCCGCGATCTGCCCGTACAGAAGCAAAG ACAAGAGTTCCTCGACAAGTACCACTCCACCCAGatcctcgtcttcgttgGTGAGACGGGTTCCGGAAAGACGACCCAGATCCCCCAATATGTCGTCTACGACGAACTCCCCCAGCTCAACCGCAAGATGATCGCCTGTACCCAGCCCCGTCGTGTCGCCGCCATGTCCGTCGCCCAGCGTGTCGCCGATGAGATggacgtcgagctcggcgaggaggtcggaTACAGCATCCGTTTTGAGGACAGGACAGGCCCCAACACAATCCTGAAGTACATGACGGACGGTATGCTTCTCCGAGAAGCCATCCACGACCACGAGATGTCGCGCTACAGCTGCATCATTCTTGACGAGGCCCACGAGCGCACTCTTGCCACCGATATCCTCATGGCCCTGCTCAAGCAgatcgccgcccgccgccccgacCTCAAGATCATTGTCATGTCCGCCACGCTCGATGCGCAAAAGTTCCAGCGCTACTTCAACGACGcgcccctcctcgccgtccccggTCGTACGCATCCCGTCGAGATCTTCTACACGCCCGAGCCCGAGCGAGACTACGTCGAGGCGGCCATCAGGACGGTGCTGCAGATCCACGCctccgagggcgagggcgacgtcctcctcttcctgaCGGGTGAGGAGGAGATTGAGGACGCGTGCAGGAAAATCAACCTAGAGGCCGACGAGATGACAAGGGAAATCGACGCCGGTCCGCTAGCCGTCTACCCGCTGTACGGcacgctgccgccgcacCAGCAGCAAAAGATTTTCGACAAGCCCCCGGCCCCTTACAAGAAGGGCGGCCGGCCCGGTCGCAAGGTCATCGTGGCGACCAACATTGCCGAGACGTCGCTGACGATCGACGGTATCGtctacgtcgtcgacccCGGCTTCAGCAAGCAGAAGATCTACAACCCCCGCATCCGTGTCGAGTCGCTCCTGGTGTCGCCCATCTCCAAGGCCTCGGCCCAGCAGCGTGCCGGTCGTGCCGGTCGTACAAAGCCCGGAAAGTGCTTCCGTCTGTACACGGAAAATGCCTTCAAGAAGGAGCTCATCGAGCAGACGCACCCCGAGATCCTGCGGTCCAACCTCGCCAACACGGTGCTGGAGCTGAAgaagctcggcgtcgaggacctcgtccaCTTCGATCTCATGGACCCCCCGGCCCCCGAGACCATGATGCGcgcgctcgaggagctcaacTACCTCGCCtgcctcgacgacgatggtgagCTGACGACGCTCGGTAGCCTGGCGTCCGAGTTCCCCCTCGACCCGGCCCTGGCCGTCATGCTcatctcgtcgcccgagTTCTACTGCTCCAACGAGATTCTCTCCATCACGTCGCTCCTGTCCATCCCCCAGATCTGGGTCCGCCCGGCGGCGCAGCGCAAGCGCGCCGACGAGATGAAGGCGCAGTTCTCCCATCCCGAGGGCGACCACCTCACGCTCCTCAACGCCTACCACGCCTTCAAGGGcacggccagccagcccggcGTGGACCCCAAGAAGTGGTGCCACGAGCACTTTTTGTCGTTCCGCCACCTCAGCAGCGCCGACAACGTCCGCGCCCAGCTGAAGCGCATCATGGAGACgcacggcctcgagctcatCTCGACGCCCTTTGAGGACAAGAACTACTACACAAACATCCGCCGCGCCCTCCTCTCGGGTTTCTTCATGCAGGTCGCCATGAAGGAGAGCTCCGGCAAGGTGTACCGGACCATCAAGGACGACCAGGCCGTCATGATGCACCCGTCAACGGTGCTCAAGACGGACTACGAGTGGGTGCTCTACAATGAGTTCGTCCTGACCTCGAAGCAGTACATCCGTACCTGCACCGGAATCAGGCCAGAATGGCTGATG GAAATCGCTCCGGTCTACTACGACCTTGACTCTTTCGAGAAGGGCGATGTCAAGACGGCCCTCACGcgggccgccgagaagaagcgccgCAAGGAGGCCATGAAGAACGGCCGGTGA
- a CDS encoding Protein arginine N-methyltransferase, translating into MIFNYMRLKNAPWLLLSDVGPDPASLTAEAQLQAVSLANQVPTAADFPPLGDSSAQLTTDSLKSFRTYVVYLKWLEMQQRPLSYLEQTTLTSFQDWLQSPLQPLSDNLESATYEVFEGDPVKYNQYEAACTEALAEWHQLGRATSSANGAVVIAVVGSGRGPLVTRALKASEATGVPVQVWAVEKNPNAYVYLLRQNEMIWGGKVTVVKTDMRSWKGPLVSGTPDDNPVYGKVDILVSELLGSFADNELSPECLDGVQHVLAPGGISIPESYTAHMSPIATPRIHADLLTRVPTEPNAFDTPWVVRLFALDFAAVRVPDHPRFQQAWEFSHPVPEATLRQIETRRAGGVMGGGGGSMGGAVGANDHNSRFCHLTFVCRTRGVIHGLAGYFESVLYAPQTGGKEKVEISTHPELIDRKSKDMISWFPIFFPIKQPIYYPADTELEVTMWRQTDDSRVWYEWLIEAYAWVSETQRIKVASSDLCSSRKVACLM; encoded by the exons ATGATCTTCAACTACATGCGCCTGAAGAATGCCCCCTGGCTGCTGCTCAGCGACGTTGGTCCGGACCCCGCCTCCCTGACGGCCGAGGCTCAGCTCCAGGCCGTCAGCTTGGCAAACCAGGTCCCCACGGCCGCGGACTTCCCTCCCCTGGGCGACTCGTCCGCCCAGCTGACGACCGACTCCCTCAAGTCTTTCCGCACTTACGTCGTCTACCTCAAGTGGCTCGAGATGCAGCAGCGCCCGCTGTCGTACCTGGAGCAGACCACGCTCACCAGCTTCCAGGACTGGCTCCAGTCGCCCCTGCAGCCCCTGTCGGACAACCTCGAGTCGGCGACGTACGAGGTCTTTGAGGGCGACCCGGTCAAGTACAACCAGTACGAAGCCGCTTGCACggaggcgctggccgagTGGCACCAGTTGGGCAGGGCCACCTCTTCGGCgaacggcgccgtcgtcatcgcaGTCGTCGGCTCTGGCCGTGGCCCCCTCGTGACGAGAGCGCTCAAGGCCAGCGAGGCGACGGGCGTCCCCGTCCAGGTCTGGGCCGTGGAGAAAAACCCCAACGCCTACGTCTACCTCCTGAGACAAAATGAGATGATCTGGGGCGGCAAGGTCACGGTGGTCAAGACGGACATGCGCTCGTGGAAGGGCCCCCTCGTCTCAGGCACGCCTGACGACAACCCCGTCTACGGCAAGGTCGATATCCTGGTGTCGGAGCTTCTCGGCTCCTTCGCCGACAACGAGCTCTCCCCCGAGTGCCTGGACGGCGTTCAGCACGTGCTGGCGCCCGGCGGCATCTCGATCCCTGAGTCGTACACGGCACACATGAGCCCTATCGCGACGCCGCGCATCCACGCCGACCTCCTCACCAGGGTGCCGACGGAGCCCAATGCCTTCGACACGCCCTGGGTCGTACGCCTCTTCGCGCTcgacttcgccgccgtccgcgtGCCGGACCACCCGCGCTTCCAGCAGGCGTGGGAGTTCTCCCACCCGGTGCCCGAGGCGACGCTCAGGCAGATCGAGACGAGgcgcgcgggcggcgtcatgggcggcggcggcgggagcatgggcggcgccgtcggcgccaacgACCATAACTCGCGCTTCTGTCACCTCACATTCGTCTGCCGCACGCGCGGCGTCATCCACGGCCTGGCCGGCTACTTCGAGTCGGTCCTCTACGCCCCGCAGACGggcggcaaggagaaggtgGAAATCAGCACGCACCCCGAGTTGATCGACCGCAAGAGCAAGGACATGATTTCGTGGTTCcccatcttcttccccaTCAAG CAACCCATCTACTACCCTGCCGACACGGAGCTGGAGGTCACCATGTGGCGACAGACGGACGATTCGCGCGTGTGGTACGAGTGGCTCATCGAGGCATACGCGTGGGTGAGCGAAACACAGCGCATCAAGGTGGCGTCATCGGATCTCTGCAGCAGTCGCAAGGTTGCTTGTCTCATGTAA
- a CDS encoding Small nuclear ribonucleoprotein F — MSFVPINPRPMLQDLVNQDIVVRLKWGETEYKGKLVSIDSYMNIQLSGAEEYIDQKLTGALGQVLIRCNNVLWIRGAKQGENDVKMEG; from the exons ATGAGC TTCGTGCCCATTAACCCGCGGCCTATGCTGCAAGACCT CGTCAACCAGGACATCGTCGTCAGACTCAAGTGGGGCGAGACCGAGTACAAGGGCAAGCTGGTCAGCATCGACAGCTACATGAACATCCAACtcagcggcgccgaggagtACATCGACCAGAAGCTGACGGGAGCTCTCGGCCAAGTCCTGATCCG GTGCAACAACGTCCTCTGGATCCGCGGCGCAAAACAGGGCGAGAACGACGTCAAGATGGAGGGTTGA
- a CDS encoding Lariat debranching enzyme domain-containing protein: protein MGLFDFKLTYQWLYWTAPTGKSPAVPEGLTRHWVETPSGKIEVLSNQGADPTTTKTPIFFVHGGMGSAWVWTEYMQYFAKHDIPCYAVSLRGHGNSWHPSYMRMVYLTTRQNLADDAIAAIKWVQERQGSEVLLVGHSSGGGLAQGILSAKQAHVRGLALLGAVPGFGSYGVYANWAMFDPWFAIRMLFHGWHPNSPLSHPFLVKQAFFGDQMPDSAILKFQKHVNRYESFLWPISMMRPFTTAASIVNSISGWGSSERIMVMAGTQDKMMTHGVMSKLAVFYRTAFTELVGSKKLDAKVDDIEPLSGEGGNDDKGSGVRLAWVPGAGHHLQNDMMWEVGGISHASQFCPENFAGAIGTSPNLRLTTTAEQTQAITDKMATQTFETNGVRIAVEGCGHGTLNAIYAAVAASCEARGWDGVDLLIIGGDFQAARNAADLTVMSVPAKYRELGDFWEYYAGHRTAPYLTVFAGGNHEAASHMWELFYGGWAAPNIYYLGAANVLRLGPLRIAGMSGIWKGFDYRKAHHERLPMGPDEIKSFYHVREVDVRKLLLLREQVDVGISHDWPRAIERWGEEKALWRMKPDFERESKDGTLGNVAAEYVCDRLRPPYWFSAHLHCKFAALKIYKDESAAATTTKDEAAPAQTAAAASVPPAREPVVALDNPDEIDLDGDEEVTDALAPAASANPDEIGLDDDDDDDDNGENKNGQTATSEKTTSKEESTAKTSVPEELRAQLPASFMRPPPQPKRTPGQPVPPTITNKQVNFLALDKCLPRRHFLQLLEVRPHNVPPASQPSPTRPFRLQYDPEWLAITRVFHSSLTIGDPSAQPSPDLGEEHYAPLIDAERRWVEENVVAHKDGGLDVPLNFAVTAPPHAEGEPESVPHQPFEYTSPQTAAFCAMLGLENLWDAGDEERMERRARGPPAGEFRGHRGGGRGFHRGGGRGGRGRGRGRGGGGRGRGWH, encoded by the exons ATGGGCTTGTTCGACTTCAAGCTGACTTACCAGTGGCTCTACTGGACGGCGCCCACTGGTAAATCACCCGCCGTCCCGGAGGGCCTCACCCGACACTGGGTAGAAACGCCGTCGGGTAAGATTGAAGTACTGTCCAACCAGGGCGCcgacccgacgacgacaaaaacgcccatcttcttcgtccaTGGCGGCATGGGCAGCGCGTGGGTGTGGACGGAGTACATGCAGTACTTTGCCAAGCACGACATTCCTTGTTACGCTGTCTCTCTGAGAGGACATGGCAACAGCTGGCACCCGTCGTACATGAGAATGGTGTACTTGACCACTAGGCAGAACCTGGCCGACGATGCGATTGCGGCTATCAAATGGGTTCAGGAGCGCCAGGGGAGCGAGGTCTTGCTTGTGGGACactcgagcggcggcgggttggCCCAGGGCATTCTCTCTGCAAAGCAAGCCCATGTGAGAGGCCTTGCGCTGCTCGGAGCCGTGCCGGGATTCGGATC TTATGGAGTCTATGCCAACTGGGCCATGTTTGACCCGTGGTTCGCTATTCGCATGTTATTCCACGGCTGGCATCCCAACTCACCTCTCTCCCACCCCTTCTTGGTCAAGCAAGCCTTCTTTGGCGACCAGATGCCGGACTCTGCCATCCTCAAATTCCAGAAGCACGTGAACCGTTACGAGTCCTTCCTTTGGCCCATCAGCATGATGAGGCCCTTTACCACGGCTGCCAGCATCGTCAACTCGATTAGCGGTTGGGGCAGCAGTGAGCGCATCATGGTTATGGCCGGCACTCAAGACAAGATGATGACGCACGGCGTTATGTCGAAACTGGCTGTTTTTTACCGGACGGCATTCACGGAGCTCGTGGGGAGTAAGAAGCTGGATGCAAAGGTCGACGATATCGAGCCCCTAAGTGGGGAaggcggcaacgacgacaagggcaGTGGGGTGAGACTTGCTTGGGTGCCGGGGGCCGGACACCACTTGCAGAACGATATGATGTGGGAAGTCG GCGGCATCTCGCACGCCTCCCAATTCTGCCCTGAAAATTTCGCGGGCGCAATTGGAACCTCACCCAACCTCCGCCTTACAACAACAGCAGAACAGACCCAAGCGATCACCGACAAAATGGCCACGCAAACATTCGAGACCAACGGTGTTCGCATTGCTGTCGAGGGCTGC GGCCATGGCACCCTCAACGCTATatacgccgccgtcgcggcctCCTGCGAGGCGCGCGGCTgggacggcgtcgacttgctcatcatcggcggcgacttCCAGGCCGCacgcaacgccgccgaccttACCGTCATGTCCGTCCCCGCCAAGTACCGCGAGCTGGGCGACTTCTGGGAGTACTATGCCGGACACCGCACGGCGCCCTACCTGACCGTCTTCGCCGGTGGCAACCACGAGGCGGCGAGCCACATGTGGGAGCTGTTCTACGGGGGCTGGGCCGCGCCCAATATCTActacctcggcgccgccaacgtGCTGCGCCTGGGCCCGCTGCGCATCGCCGGCATGAGCGGCATCTGGAAGGGCTTCGACTACCGCAAGGCCCACCACGAGCGGCTGCCCATGGGACCCGACGAGATCAAGAGCTTCTACCACGTCCGCGAGGTGGACGTGcggaagctgctgctgctgagggagcaggtcgacgtcggcatcaGCCACGACTGGCCGCGCGCCATCGAGAGGTggggcgaggagaaggcgttGTGGAGGATGAAGCCCGATTTCGAAAGGGAGTCCAAAGACGGCACGCTGggcaacgtcgccgccgagtaCGTATGCGACCGTCTGCGGCCGCCGTACTGGTTCTCGGCGCATTTGCACTGCAAGTTCGCCGCGTTGAAGATTTACAAGGACGAGTCTGCGGCGGCTACCACGACCAAGGACGAGGCTGCTCCGGCTCAgactgcggcggcagcgtccGTTCCTCCGGCAAGAGAACCGGTGGTAGCGCTTGATAACCCTGACGAAATTGACCtggacggcgatgaggaggTCACAGATGCTCTCGCTCCGGCAGCATCTGCGAACCCAGACGAGATCGGtctcgacgatgatgacgacgacgacgacaacggcgagaACAAGAACGGCCAGACCGCCACTTCTGAAAAGACAACAAGCAAAGAAGAATCCACCGCCAAGACCTCCGTACCCGAGGAGCTCCGGGCTCAACTCCCGGCCTCGTTCATGCGTCCCCCGCCGCAGCCCAAGAGGACGCCAGGCCAGCCCGTGCCTCCGACGATCACAAACAAGCAGGTCAACTTCCTCGCGCTCGATAAGTGCCTGCCCCGCCGCCActtcctccagctcctcgaggtccGCCCGCACAACGTCCCGCCCGCGAGCcagccgtcgccgacgcgccCCTTTCGCCTACAGTACGACCCGGAGTGGCTGGCCATCACGCGCGTCTTCCACTCGTCGCTGACGATCGGCGACCCGTCGGCCCAGCCGAGCCCGGACCTGGGCGAGGAGCACTACGCGCCGCTTATCGACGCGGAGCGCCGGTGGGTCGAGGAGAACGTCGTGGCGCACAAGGACGGCGGGCTAGACGTGCCGCTCAACTTTGCGgtcacggcgccgccgcacgccgagggcgagccCGAGTCGGTGCCGCACCAGCCGTTCGAGTACACGAGCCcgcagacggcggcgttctgCGCCATGCTGGGGCTCGAGAACCTCTgggatgccggcgacgaggagaggatggagagaAGGGCCCGGGGCCCGCCGGCCGGGGAGTTTAGGGGACACCGGGGCGGCGGTAGAGGGTTTCATCGGGGAGGTGGACGGGGTGGCCggggacgggggagggggaggggcggcggaggtCGAGGCAGAGGTTGGCATTGA